Sequence from the Schaalia sp. 19OD2882 genome:
TGTTCCAGGACCGCCTCGACCTGGCTGCGCGTGGGCACCGGCAGGGCCGACTCGTGCGAGATGGCGATGGCGGCCGCCGCATTTGCCCAACGGCAGGCCTCCACCATGTCCTTGCCTTCGAGCATCGCCGCGCACATGACGGCCACATGGGTGTCGGCCACACCGGCGGTGTCCACGGTGTCGGAGGTGAAGGCGGGAATCTGGACGCGTTCCTGGTCGATGCCCGTCTGCACCTCGCAGCCCATGACACCCAGGCGTCTGACCAGCGTGGATTCGGGGCGCATGAGGTGACGCACCCCCGTACCGGCCTCCATCTTCGACAGGTTCTTCGTCAGGGCGGCGGCCTCGCGAATGTTCATCGTCACCACGTCGGCGCGTCGCAGCAGTTGCTGCCAAGCGGAGAAGGGAACCTGGTTGACCGCCGGGGAGATCGAGACGACCAGGCGGACCGAGGAGGGCAGACCCGCACCCCATCCGGCCAAGGCCACGGCGGAGGCGGGCGAGGTGAGGTCGACCCCGGAGATGTGGATGACGTCGCCGGGCTGCAGGACGATTGCGTCCAGCGCAGCGCGGGAAGGCTCCGACTCCACACCCGCGGTGACCACCGCCGTCATCGACCCGTCGGCCTCGATGAGCTGGATTCCCACACCGATGTCGCCGACCAGTTCCTCGGTGAGAATACGCACCCCGGCTTCGGCCAGCTGCTGGCGCACCGTGTAGGAGTTGGGCCCGGTCCCCAAAGGGGAGGCCGCCGCAGCGGAGACGCCCATGGCGGCGGCGGCCGACAAGGTGGTGAAGCCGCTGCCTGGGCGGGACATGGCGGCAGAGGCCTTGACGGACCCGCCGCGGTCGGGAAGGCGGTCGATCTTCATCGGAAGGATGAGGACCACCGAATGCGTCGAGATGAAACGGCCCACGGACCTCACTGCTCCACGACGACGGGGACGATCATCGGTCGACGCCGCAGACGTTTGGCGACCCACCGTCCCAGGACCCGCCGCATGACCTGCTGCAAGGTGTGGGCGTCGACGCCCGGCACGGTGGCGTCGCGCAGTGCCTGGACCAGTTCAGGGCGGATCTCGTCGAAGACGGCCGGGTCCTCCGCCATGCCGACGGCCTTGATGAAGGGCTCGGACAGGACGGTGCCTGTGCTGGTCTCGACCACGGCGTGGATCGACACGAAACCTTCGGAGGCCAGCGTGCGGCGCTGGGCCAATTCGTCCTCGGAGATCTCGCCGATGGAACGCCCGTCGACGTAGACGCGTTCACAGGGCACCTGCCCGGAGATGCGCACCGCTCCGTCCTTCAGGTCGACGGTCACCCCGCCGTCCGCCAAGGCGATGTTCGATGCGCGCACGCCGGTCTTGACCGCCAGTTGCCCGTTGGCCACCAGGTGTCGGACCTCCCCGTGCACGGGCATGACGTTGACGGGACGCACGATGTTGTAGAAGGTGAGCAGCTCTCCCTGGCAGGCGTGGCCGGAGACATGCACCTTCGCATTGCCGCGGTGGAACACCTTCGCCCCCATGCGCGTGAGGTCGTTGATGACACGGTTGACATCCGTTTCGTTGCCGGGGATCAGCGAGGCCGCGAAGATCACGGTGTCTCCGGCCTCCAGGTGGACGAAGCGGTGGTTGCCCACGCTCAGGCGCGCCATGGCGGCCATGGGCTCTCCCTGCGATCCGGTGACCATCCACAGGCGCTCCTGCGCCGGCAACTCGTTGAGGTCTGCCGGGTCGACCAACAGTCCCTGCGGGACGGTGAGGTAGCCGTGTTCCTGGGCGATGCGCATGTTGCGTTCCATCGAACGGCCCACCAGTGCCACTTTGCGTCCGGCCTTGTGGGCTGCCGTGAGGACCTGTTGGACGCGGTGGACATGACTGGCGAAGGACCCGACGACCACCTGTCCGGTGGCTTCAGCCACCAGGCGGTCCAGGACGGGGCCGATCTCCCGTTCGGAGGGGATGAACCCGGGAATCTCGGAGTTCGTCGAATCGACCATGAACAGGTCGACCCCTTCCTCTCCGATGCGGGCCAAGGCCTGCAAGTCGGTGGGGCGCCCGTCCATGGGCAGGTGGTCGATCTTGAAGTCCCCGGTGACCAGCACGGTGCCGGCATCGGTGCGCACGCACACGGCCAAGGCGTCCGGGATGGAGTGGGTGACCGAGACGAACTCGACGTCGAAGGGGCCGATCCTCACCCGGTCACCGCCCTCGACGACGTGCATGTCGGCGTCGGGCAGGCGGTGTTCCTTGAGTTTGGGTTCGGTGAAGGCCAAGGTCAGGGCGGAGCCGTATGTGGGGATGTCGTCGCGAAGCATCGCCAGGTAGGGCACGGCCCCGATGTGGTCCTCGTGCCCATGGGTCAGGACCAGTCCCACGACGTCGTCCATGCGGTCGCGGATCCACGAGAAGTCCGGCAGGATCAGGTCGACGCCGGGCTGGTACTCCTCGGGGAAGAGGACGCCGCAGTCGATGATGAGCAATTTGCCCTGGTGCTCCAGGACGTTCATGTTGCGTCCGACCTCGCCAAGACCACCCAGGGGGATGACACGCAGGGCGCCCTGGGCCAGCGGTGCAGGCTCGGACAGGTTTTCGTACAGAGGCTTCATGGACTCGATCCTACTTGCCCGCCCCTACCCCGTTGACGAGGGCGGGGCCGCCCCGGCCGGTGTTTGCCGACTCCGGCGGCGCGGCGTGTGCGAGGGGGGACTTGCGGGCGCGGCCCGGGGAAACCGCGCCCGCAAGAGTTCATCCTTCGCGGAACATGATTCCGAAGCTTCCCCGCGGATAGTGCCACTTGAGCACTCCGTCGGGGGCCATGGCCAGGCAGGTTCCGCATTCCAGGCACGCCGCGTACTCGACGGAGACGGTCCCGTCGGCCTCGACCGTGTACACGTGGGCCGGGCAGATGCGTTCGAGCAGCTTTCCGGCGCCCGTGCGCCGGGCCAGCTCCTGGTCGACTTCGATGTGGGACTCGTCCTCGTCGAGGTTGTACGTGTTGCCGGCCAGCCTGGCCGGCACCGAGTCGATGACGAATTCAGCCATTGTTCCCATTCCTCTCGACGATGCCGTTCACAGGGCCCGTACACCGGCCAGGGCGTCCCCCATGACCTCGGTGAGTTTCACCCGTGAGGCCTTCAGGGCGTCCAGTCCGACCCGAAGCATGCGACGCCTGGGGGTCAGGTCGTGGTTGAAGACCCCGTGGAACACGTCTGCGGCCAGTTGCCCGTAGTCGGTGTACATGCGCGGGCGTTCCAGGAAGGCGGGAGTCCTGGAGTAGGTCGCCATGTCCTTGCCGACGAAACCCGCGTCGAGCTGCCTGCGGTACTCGTCCATGGCTGCCTGGGTGAAGTCACCGGCGTCAAGGGCTCGCCGGATCGCCTCGGCCGCTGCCAGCGCCGATCCTGCCGCCAGGTCCATGCCGCGGATCGTCAGCCCCGTGTTCAGCGTGAATCCGGCAGCGTCACCGATGATGACCAGGCCCGGACGGGTCAGGTCGTGGGAGGTCATCGCCGGGCCGTCCTCGATGGTGAGGTGGCACCCGTACTCCAGCAGCGTCCCACCTTCGATGAGCGGCACGATGGCCGGGTGGGCCAGCAGGTGGTCGTGGATGTCCGAGGAGGACAGCCCCGACTTCTCCAAGTCGTCGAGTCGCATGACGACGCCGATGGAGACGGACTCGTCGTTGGTGTAGAGGAATCCGCCGCCTGCCACACCCTGCGTGCAGTCCCCGACCATCGCGTAGGCGGCGCCCTCGTTGCCGCGCACGTGGAAGCGGTCCTCCAGGACAGTGCGGTCCAAGCCGATGACGGATTTGACGCCCAGGGCCAGGTGCTTCATGGGCTCCTTGGTGCGGATCCCCGCCTGCCTGGCGATGAAGGAGTTCACCCCGTCGGCGGCCACCACCACGTGGCAGCGCAACTCGTCCTCGTGGGCGCGCACGCCGACGACCCGCCCGCCGTCGACGATGAGGCTGTCGACCCGCACGCCGGGCATGACGGTGACCCCGGCCTCTTCGCACTGCTCCAGCAGCCACGCGTCGAGTTTGGCGCGCAGGACCGACACCGCATTGACGGGTTCGGCCAGACGCTTGTCCCAGTAGTCGATGGTGACGTGGGATCCGGGATTGACCAAGCTCACGCAGTTCCGGGTGATCCTGCGCTCGACGGGCGCGACGTCGACGAATCCGGGGAAGACCTGTTCCATGACTCGGCAGTAGAAGACGCCGCCGGACAGGTTCTTCGATCCCGGCTCCGCGCCGCGTTCGATGAGGAGGACTTCTCGTCCGTGTTGGGCAAGGGTGTGGGCGCAGACCGCGCCCGCCACCCCTCCCCCGATGACGATGACCTCGAAGTCGACTTCTTGGGACATGTCGGGCTCGTTTCAGGAAAGGGCCGCCGTGATCGCGGGCACGACCTCGTACAGGTCGCCGACGATGCCGTAGTCGGCCATTTGGAAAATCGGGGCGTTCGCGTCCGTGTTGACGGCCACGACCACCTTGGAGCCGCTCATGCCGGAGGTGTGCTGCACCTGGCCGGAGATGCCCAAGGCGAAGTAGACCTCCGGGGAGACGTGGATGCCGGAGACACCGATGTAGCGGTCCTTGCTCAGCCACGCGGTGCCCTCGGCCAGCGGACGCGAGCAGGCGATCTCGCCGGAGACCGCGTCAGCGAGGGCGCGGGCAAGTGCCAGGTCCTCCTCGGCCTTGAATCCACGGCCGCAGGCCACGATGCGGCGCGCGGCGGCCAGGTTTGCGGGGCCGGAGGTTGCCGGCTGGACGCTGGTGATGCGGGCGGCGGCGGGAGTGGCCTCGTGGGTGTCCACGGGTGCGTCGCCGGAACCAGCGGCTGCGCCTCCTTCGAGGACGAGGACGGCGCGGGGGTAGGAGACCGACTCGATGCTCAGTCCGCCGTAGCGGGCGACCTGGGCCGAGCCGGCCGCCACCGTGGTGGCGCCGACGAGGACGGGCAGGGCCAGGCGCGCGGCAACCGCGCCGGCGAAGGAGCGTTCGGCGGGCCTGTTGGGCACGAGGACCAGGTCGACCTCGGCGCCCGCCACCAGGTCGGCGACGGCGACGGCGAGGGCCTCGGCGGGGACGTCCTCGGCCACGGGCAGGTGGACGACGCGGTCCACGCCGCCCATTGCCGGCGCGGAGGGGGCCACGACGAGGACGGTGGTGGTCCCCTCGATCGCCGCAGCGGTGTCGACGAGGTGGGCGATGCGCTCGTCAGTGGTGAGGATCCATGTGTTCGTCATTGTTCCTTTTTCCTTCCTCAGAGCGCGCCGGCGTTGCGCAGGGCTTGGACGAGCTGGGCGGGAGCGTCGTCCCCGCTGAAGACCTCGTTGCGGCGGGTCTCGGCCACGGGCTTGGCCCGCCCGGTGGTCTCCAGGGTGACCTCTGCCAGGTCGAGGTCGGCGGCCGGTACCACCTCAAGGGGTTTCTTGCCGGCGGCAAGGATGTCCTTCATGCCGGGGACCTTGACGGGTGCGGCGTCGGTGGCCACGGCCACGACGACGGGCCCGGTGATGCTCACGGTGCGGGTGCCGCCGGCGACGCTCTGCGTGATGGACCACTGCCCGTCACCTCCCGTGACTGCGGTGACCTCCTGGAAGCAGGGCCATCCGAGGAAACCTGCAAGCAGCGTGGGAACGATCTTCGCGGACTCGTCCACGGAGGAGTCCCCTGCCAGGACCAGGCTGACATCTCCTGCCTTGGCCACCAGGCCCGCCAGGGCGCTGGCCACCCGGGTGGCGTTCCACGTGGCGGTCTCGTCCTCGGCGACGACCAGGGCCCGGTCCATGCCGCGCGAGAGGGCGCCCTTCTTCGCCATGGAGGAGGACACGGCGCAGGAGCCGACCGAGATGCCGACGAGCTCGGTGCCGAGGGAGTCGGCCAGGTCACGCCCGACCTGGACGGCAACCGGGTCGTACTCGGAGATTGCCGCCTTGGCGCGGGACCAGTCGACGACGCCGGAGGCGTCGACCGAGGCATCCTGCGGATTCGCGGCGTACTTGTAGGCGACGAGAATACTCATCGTTTTTCCTTTCTTCACGAGGTGTACTCGGTGGTGTGTGGATCGTCGATCCCGTGAGGAGGGTCACGGCAGTCGTTAGAATCGTCCGAGAGCAGCCCCCGAGGAAGGAGTGCACGCAGTGATCCCTTATGTGCTCGTCGGGTCCTCCAGGCCCGGTCGCCCTCGTGACCCCCAGTTGGAGGAACGGATCCACCGCACGGCCCTGGACCTGTACGGCGAAGTCGGATGGACCGGTTTCAACCTGACGAAGATCGCGGCAGCCGCAGGGGTCGGCAAGTCCAGCCTGTACTCGCGCTGGAGTGACCGTGACGAGTTGCTTCGCCAGTCCTTCGCTACTTTGGTCGTGTGTCCCGGACCCGTGGGCGAGTCCCCCGAGGAGATCCTCGTCAACGAGGCCGAGTTCCGTCTGCGCGAGTACCTGGGACCGAACCGTTCGGCCATGCGCCGCCTCTTCGTCGAGGCCGGCAACGCCGAGGACCCGGTGATCTGCCGCATCTACGAGGACGTGTTCGTCAAACCCCTGTCGGCAATCCGCGAGCGCCTGTGGGACTTCAAGGTCAATGGGGAGTTGCCGCGCAACACGTCGCTGGTGCGTCTGCTGGACGCCATCGAAGGCAGCGTCCTCATGCGCACCTTCTGCCTGCGCGACGACTTCATCGAGTGTTTCCTGGAGAAGGTCCCCGCCTATGTCGCGGACCTGGTCTCCGACCAGCTTCACCACCATGAGCCCTCCCGGCAGTTGGACTGGTCGGACTCGCCGAAGGACACCGCCGAGACCATCCTCAGCATGGCGGCCTCCGCACCCAGTGTCGTCTCCCGCCCGTGACCGGGAAGGACGACCAGCGCCGGGTCCATCTGGGCAAGACGGGCACATGAGCACCTCATGTCCCGGTCGTTGCCCAGCACGTACTGGGTGGAGCCGATGGCACCGGCGAAGAGCATGTCGCCGGTGAAGAGGATCCCGCGGGCCTCGTCGAGCAGGCAGATGCTGCCCGGCGTGTGACCGGGGGTGTGCAGGACCTTGAGGGCGTCTGCGCCCCATCGGATCTCGTCCCCCTCGGCAAGGGGGCGATCGATGTGGTCGACGGTGTAGTCGATGCCTTCGTCGTCGAAGCCCGAGCGGTGCAGGTCCGCCACCCCGTCGACGTCGTCGACACCGCAGGCCACCCAGCAGCCGTGGGCCTCGACGACTTCGTTGACGGCGCCGATGTGGTCGCAGTGACAGTGGGTGATGACCACGCCGACGACGTTCTTGCCCTCCAGCCATTCGAGGACCTCCTCGGCCTGCGCCCCGGGGTCGATGACCAGGGTGCCTTCGTCATTCGTGATCGCGTAGCAGACGGCTTTCCACGAGCCGAGGACTCGACGTTCGATGGTGTACATGGTCAACGCCCCCTGAAATCTGGAGATCCGGTTTGCGCGAGAGTGTATCCGCGCGTCTCGGGCGCCCAGATGAGTGAGGTGACCAGGCCCAGGGCGGAGATCCCCGCACCGGCCAGCAGTGTGGTGGAGATTCCGTGTTCGTCGATGAAGCCCGGCAGCACGTAGATGGAGATGACGGTGCCGATTCGGCTGAGGGACATGGCAAAGCCCATGGCGGTGGCGCGGATCTCCGTGGGGAAGAGTTCATTGGGGTAGAGCCATTCGAGGTTGCCGGGCCCGCCGGAGAGGATGGCGTAGGAGATGAAGCAGCCCATGACCAGGCCGATTCCTGCACCCGGCCAGAATCCGATGACTGCCAGTGCCACAGTCATGCCGGCGAAGCACCAGATGATGAGGGGGCGGCGGCCGATCCTCTCGCACAGGTACATGGCGGGGAAGGTGCCGAGCATGAAGAAGGTGCCGATGACCAGTTCCCCGAGCAGGACGTAGCGTCCCTCGCCCAACCCGACGGCGCTGATGATCTGAGGGCCGTAGGTGTACAGGGCGAACATGGGGATGACCTGGCACAGCCAGATGACACCGATGAAGATGACGCGTTTGAGGTAGACGCCGTGGAGGACCTTCATCACGGAGGTGGTCTGGGCGTCCTCGTCCTGGGGAAGACGGACGTTGGCGCCCAAGGTCTCACGCACGATCGCCTTGGCCTCCTCGATGCGTCCCTTGGACACCAGCCACCTGGGGGATTCGGGGATGTTCCACCTACCGACCAGGATGAGGATGCACGGGATGGCCGACGAGGCCAGCATGTAGCGCCACCCGTGGGACACCTCGACCAGGGCGAAGCCGACCAGGGCCGCCACATTGGCGCCCAGGTACCACGCGGCGGCGATGACACCCATGGCGGCCGCCCTGTGCTTGCGGGGCGAGAATTCGACGATCATCGAGGTGGCGATCGGGTAGTCGGCTCCGACTGCCACTCCGATGAGGAAGCGCAGGACCACCAGGGGGACGGGGCTGGACACGAGGGCGCACAGGATCGACAGGACGGCAATGACGATGAGGTCGATGACGAACATCTTGCGTCGCCCGATGAGGTCGGTGACCCAGCCCCCCACGGAGGCGCCGAGGAAGAGCCCGGCCAGGGCCGCCACCCCGAGCAGGCCGCTCCAGTGGGCGTCCAGGACCAGGTCGGTGCCCACGGCTCCCAGGGCGACGCCGATGATGGACAGGACGTAGCCCTCCAGGAAGGGGCCGCCTGAGGAGAAGACGATGACGCGCCGCAGCAGCGGCGTCATCTCGAGGTCCTCGAGGTCGATGACGGGCTCGTCGTCCTTCGCGGTCATGTCCCTCCGTTCATGGTGCGTGTCGTGCGGTGGCCAGGGGTGTGGCGCGGGAGAGTGCGAGGAGAGAAGACTCTCCCGCGCCACTGCAGGGCGGGTGTGCTGCCCTGCCCGCCGGTCAGCGGAACTCGATGATTCCCCAGTTCAGGTGGGGCTTGGCGCCGGTCTCTTCGGCGTCGACGTCGACGAGGGCGAAGCGCAGTTCGCCTTCACCGACCTTCCACAGCCGGGTCTTCAGGGTCGAGCCCGGGTGGACGGGTGAGGTGATGCGGGTCTTGAAGCGCAAGATCCGCTCGGGCTCGCCGGGGACGAAGGCGTTGATCGCGTGGCGCATGACGACGCCTGCGTAGGAGATTGCGTGGAGGATCGGGCGGGGCTCGCCGTTCTCGGCGGCGTAGTCCCAGTCGATGTGCTGGGGGTGGTAGTCGCCGGAAAGGCGGTAGATGAGGGCCTGGTTCTCCGGGATGGTCTCCACCACCTCTACGTCGGCAGGGCGCTCGGGCATGTCGACGATGTCCTTGGGGGGCTTGGGGCCTCCCCAGCCGCCGTCGTAGATGAGGCAGTCCCAGGACTCGTTGGTGAAGAGCAGATTCCCGTCGGAGTCGTAGGTGTCGCCGATGTGCTGGGCCAGCAGGCCACGGCCCTCTCCGCGGTCGTAGAGGCCTTCGAGACGCACTTTGGTCTCCAGGTGGTCGCTCATCTTGGTGATGGGACGGTGGAAGGTGATGTCGAATCCCCAGTGCAGGGAACCGGCGTAGTTGTAGCCGTAGTCGATGGTGCGGGTCACCTCGGAGTCGACGATGAGCATGGCTCCGAACATGGGAAGGACCTTGAGCTTGGGGTCCCTCTCGTCGTGCTCGTTGAGGTATTCGAGGCCGTCCTTGCCGTCGATTCCGGCGCCGCAGCCCAGGGCGAAGAGCTCCAGGTCGCGGAAGGTGTAGTCGCGGACGAAGGGGCCGAAGGTCTGGCCGACCATCTCGGTGTTGATCGCCATCGTTCACTGTCCTTTCATGGGGTCGGTGTCATTGGGGTGTCAGCAGGTTCTTCTGGACTTTGCCGTAGGCGCCTCGCGGCAGGTCGTCGACGAATTCGACGATGCTCGGCACCTTGAAAGCGGCAAGGTGGTGTGCACAGTGGTCGATGACCGCCACGGCGTCGAGGCCGGCGTCGGGGACGGCGACGACGAAGGCCTTGACGGCCTGGCCGCGCACGTCGTCCGGGATGCCGATGACGGCGGTTTCGCACACTCCGGGGATCTCGGCGATCACGCTCTCGACCTCTGCCGACGAAACCGATTCCCCGGAGCGTTTGATGAGGTCGACCCGCCGGTCGACGAAGTGGACCCAGCCGTCCTCCACGTAGGCGTAGTCGTGGGTCCTGTACCAGCCGTCGGCGTCGAGCACCTCGGCGGTGGCCTCGGGGTCGTCCCAGTAGCCCGCCATGAGACTGACTCCGGGGACCCCGTGCAGGAGAAGCTCCCCCACCTCTCCGTCGGGAAGGTCATGCCCGGCCTCGTCGACGACCCGGATCCGGTACCCGGGGGCGGCCTTGCCCACTGCGGGCCAGCGGCGCGGCCCGTGGGGAGGATCGGTGACGGCGCCGATGAGGCATTCGGTGGACCCGTAGTTGTTGAGCAGGGTGACACCGAAGCGTTCTTCGAAGGCTTCCTTGTCCCGGGTGCACAGGGGCAGGAAGTAGTGCATCTCGCGCACGCTGTGGTCGCGCTCCATCGGGTCGACCTCTTGGCGCAACATGGTCGACACGATCATCGCCATCCCCTGGACCAGGGTCGCCCGGTGTGCGCGCGCCTGCTTCCAGAAGCAGCTCGCCCGGTAGTGCGAGAGCATGATGATGGTTGCGCCGATGGTCAGCACCGGGGCCAGGGCAGAAAGCTGGAAGTTCACCCGGGCCGCCACCATGGAGGTCATGTAACGGTCCTCGGGGTTCATGTCCAGTTCCCAGTTGACGAAGTTGCCGGAGAAGACGACGTTCGCGTGGGTGATCATCACGCCCTTGGGCGCCGAGGTCGTGCCCGAGGTGAAGAGGATTGCGCACAGGTCCTGCGGGTCCAGGGGGGCCGGGTCGTCGAAGACCTCGCTCTGACGTGCGGCGATCTCCCACAGGGGTAGCACGGGTGTGGTCCCGCCCTCGTCCCCGAGGCCTGGGACACCCTGGCCCGACCGCCTCCGCCCGGTCACGAGGACCCGGCGGAGGTCGGGCGGCAGACAGGCACGCACCCTCTCGAAAGTGTCCTGGCACGTGATGAGCGTGTCCGAAGCACTCAGGTCAAGGATGCGGGCCAACTCGACCGGCACGGAGGTGGCGTCGACGGGCACGGCCACAGCACCCATCTTCGCCAGGGCAAGGAGGCACTCGACGAACTCGACACGGTTGTCGAGGTGGAGCGCCACCCGGGTGCCCTCGACGACTCCGCAGGCTGCGAGCGCATTCGCGCACTGGTTGACCAGCACGTCGAACTGGCGGTAGGTGAAGCGGCTGACCTCGTGCGAGTACGCGTCCTCGAAGACGAGGAACTCGTGGTCACCCCTGGCCTCCACCTGCCGTGCCCACAGCTGCGGCACCGTCGTGTTCTCCGGCACGAATGTCGAGTCGGACACGGCAGGTCAGTCCCCGTCGTCCGTCTTGACGGTGCCCGACGCGATGAGTGCGTCGATCTCCTCGGGCGCATAGCCCGCGCGCGTCAGCACGTCGCGGGTGTCCGCACCCAGTGCCGGCATCGGCCGCCAGAAGGCTCCCGGGTTGCGGGCGAACTTCGGGAAGGTGTTCAGCCCCATGACGCGGCCGCCGTCGGCCTTTTCCCACTCGATGAAGCACTCGCGGGCCTTGACGTGGTCGGCGGCAAGGATGTCCGGGAACTCGTTGACCACCTGGGCGGCGATCCGGTGCGCCACGAAGTCCGCCTGGACCTCGTGCTTGGACTGGGTCTTGAGCCAGGCTTCCAGCGTGTCCTGGATGAGGTCCGCCTTGGGGCTGGACAGCCACAGGGCGGAGGTGCCCTCCGGGTAGTCCTCGGTGCCCCACAGTTCGCCCAGGCCGATCGTCTCCAGCAGGTACTTGTTCTGCGAGACGCCGTACAGGCACAGGCCGATGTACCCGTCCTTGCATTCGTAGATGCCGATTCCGCACAGGTTCTGGTGGCGGGCTCCCGGACGCGGGTAGGTGATCCCCGCGTTCATGAAGTCCATCATGTAGTAGGTGCCGACCCGCAGCAAGGTCTCGTACATCGCCATGTCGATGCTCTCACCCCGGCCGGTCACGCCCACGCGGTGCAGCGCGGCCAGCGACGAGGAGATGATCATCAGCGAGTTGATGTAGTCACCCAGGTACGGGGAGATGTTCATCGGCTGGTCGGCGGACCCGTTCTGGGCGACGATGCCCGCGTAGGCCGCCACCGTGAGGTCGTAGGCCGCCGAGTTCACCTGGGAGTCGTCACCCCACTGGCCGAATCCCGACACGTGGACGATGACGAGCTTCGGGTTGACCTCCCAGAGGAACTCGTCGGTGATGCCCTTGCGTGCGTACATGGGGCCCTTGGAGGACTCGATGAAGATGTCCGCGTCCTTGATGATGGCGCGCAGGGCTTCCTTGCCTTCGTCGGTGAAGGGGTTCATGGAGATGGAGCGCATGTTGCGCCGTTCCATTTCCTTGACCCACGTCGTGTCGCGCATCGAGTCGCCGCTCCACACGTTCTCGATCCACGTGACGTCGGCGCCCCATTCGCCCATGATGGCCGCGGCTGTGGGGGCCGCGATCTCGACGGCGGAGTAGACGACCTTCACGCCGTCCAGGACGCCGAATGAGGGCTTCTCGGTGGGAAGTGCCATGGTGCAGTCCTTTCCTGGGTCGAATCGGCTCAGCGGTACGGGTACAGGGCGGAGCGGCCTGCGGTGAGGATCATCATTTCGTCGGTGCCACCTGAGATGCGGTCGACGCGAAGGTCCCTGTAGAAGCGCTGGACGCGGTGGTCCCCGGTGATGCCCACGCCCGCCAGGACCTGAAGGGCCCGGTCGACTACCTCGAAGGAGGCCTGCGAGCAGTGGAACTTGGCCATCGAGCAGTCGCCGCGCGAGAGCAGCCCGTGGTCGTGCTTCCACGCGATCTCGTAGAGCATGTTGCGCATGTTCGTCAGGTGGATCTTCATCTCGGCGAACTTCAGTTGGATCAGCTGGTGGCGGGCGATGGCCTGGCCGCCCTGCATGCGCTGGTTCGCGTACTTGGCGGCGTCCTCGAAGGCGCAATAGGCCTGCCCGTAGTTGGTCAGGGCCACGAGGAAACGCTCCAGGTCGAAGTCGGCGACCCCACGGCGGAAGCCGTTTCCTTCGGTGCCGAAGAGGTCCTTCTCCTCCAGGACGACGTCGTCGAAGTAGACGTCGCAGCACGAGTCCATGCGCAGGCCCAGCTTGTGCAGGGGTTCCTTGGTGATGCCCGGCAGGCTCATGTCGACGAACCACTCGGTGTAGGTGTCCATGTTCTCCGAGTCTCGCGCCATGACCACCAGGTAGGGCA
This genomic interval carries:
- a CDS encoding PfkB family carbohydrate kinase, giving the protein MKIDRLPDRGGSVKASAAMSRPGSGFTTLSAAAAMGVSAAAASPLGTGPNSYTVRQQLAEAGVRILTEELVGDIGVGIQLIEADGSMTAVVTAGVESEPSRAALDAIVLQPGDVIHISGVDLTSPASAVALAGWGAGLPSSVRLVVSISPAVNQVPFSAWQQLLRRADVVTMNIREAAALTKNLSKMEAGTGVRHLMRPESTLVRRLGVMGCEVQTGIDQERVQIPAFTSDTVDTAGVADTHVAVMCAAMLEGKDMVEACRWANAAAAIAISHESALPVPTRSQVEAVLEHGGVPEQE
- a CDS encoding ribonuclease J — encoded protein: MKPLYENLSEPAPLAQGALRVIPLGGLGEVGRNMNVLEHQGKLLIIDCGVLFPEEYQPGVDLILPDFSWIRDRMDDVVGLVLTHGHEDHIGAVPYLAMLRDDIPTYGSALTLAFTEPKLKEHRLPDADMHVVEGGDRVRIGPFDVEFVSVTHSIPDALAVCVRTDAGTVLVTGDFKIDHLPMDGRPTDLQALARIGEEGVDLFMVDSTNSEIPGFIPSEREIGPVLDRLVAEATGQVVVGSFASHVHRVQQVLTAAHKAGRKVALVGRSMERNMRIAQEHGYLTVPQGLLVDPADLNELPAQERLWMVTGSQGEPMAAMARLSVGNHRFVHLEAGDTVIFAASLIPGNETDVNRVINDLTRMGAKVFHRGNAKVHVSGHACQGELLTFYNIVRPVNVMPVHGEVRHLVANGQLAVKTGVRASNIALADGGVTVDLKDGAVRISGQVPCERVYVDGRSIGEISEDELAQRRTLASEGFVSIHAVVETSTGTVLSEPFIKAVGMAEDPAVFDEIRPELVQALRDATVPGVDAHTLQQVMRRVLGRWVAKRLRRRPMIVPVVVEQ
- a CDS encoding ferredoxin family protein, coding for MAEFVIDSVPARLAGNTYNLDEDESHIEVDQELARRTGAGKLLERICPAHVYTVEADGTVSVEYAACLECGTCLAMAPDGVLKWHYPRGSFGIMFREG
- a CDS encoding FAD-dependent oxidoreductase — translated: MSQEVDFEVIVIGGGVAGAVCAHTLAQHGREVLLIERGAEPGSKNLSGGVFYCRVMEQVFPGFVDVAPVERRITRNCVSLVNPGSHVTIDYWDKRLAEPVNAVSVLRAKLDAWLLEQCEEAGVTVMPGVRVDSLIVDGGRVVGVRAHEDELRCHVVVAADGVNSFIARQAGIRTKEPMKHLALGVKSVIGLDRTVLEDRFHVRGNEGAAYAMVGDCTQGVAGGGFLYTNDESVSIGVVMRLDDLEKSGLSSSDIHDHLLAHPAIVPLIEGGTLLEYGCHLTIEDGPAMTSHDLTRPGLVIIGDAAGFTLNTGLTIRGMDLAAGSALAAAEAIRRALDAGDFTQAAMDEYRRQLDAGFVGKDMATYSRTPAFLERPRMYTDYGQLAADVFHGVFNHDLTPRRRMLRVGLDALKASRVKLTEVMGDALAGVRAL
- a CDS encoding electron transfer flavoprotein subunit alpha/FixB family protein, encoding MTNTWILTTDERIAHLVDTAAAIEGTTTVLVVAPSAPAMGGVDRVVHLPVAEDVPAEALAVAVADLVAGAEVDLVLVPNRPAERSFAGAVAARLALPVLVGATTVAAGSAQVARYGGLSIESVSYPRAVLVLEGGAAAGSGDAPVDTHEATPAAARITSVQPATSGPANLAAARRIVACGRGFKAEEDLALARALADAVSGEIACSRPLAEGTAWLSKDRYIGVSGIHVSPEVYFALGISGQVQHTSGMSGSKVVVAVNTDANAPIFQMADYGIVGDLYEVVPAITAALS
- a CDS encoding electron transfer flavoprotein beta subunit/FixA family protein; its protein translation is MSILVAYKYAANPQDASVDASGVVDWSRAKAAISEYDPVAVQVGRDLADSLGTELVGISVGSCAVSSSMAKKGALSRGMDRALVVAEDETATWNATRVASALAGLVAKAGDVSLVLAGDSSVDESAKIVPTLLAGFLGWPCFQEVTAVTGGDGQWSITQSVAGGTRTVSITGPVVVAVATDAAPVKVPGMKDILAAGKKPLEVVPAADLDLAEVTLETTGRAKPVAETRRNEVFSGDDAPAQLVQALRNAGAL
- a CDS encoding TetR/AcrR family transcriptional regulator translates to MIPYVLVGSSRPGRPRDPQLEERIHRTALDLYGEVGWTGFNLTKIAAAAGVGKSSLYSRWSDRDELLRQSFATLVVCPGPVGESPEEILVNEAEFRLREYLGPNRSAMRRLFVEAGNAEDPVICRIYEDVFVKPLSAIRERLWDFKVNGELPRNTSLVRLLDAIEGSVLMRTFCLRDDFIECFLEKVPAYVADLVSDQLHHHEPSRQLDWSDSPKDTAETILSMAASAPSVVSRP